A single Aspergillus puulaauensis MK2 DNA, chromosome 7, nearly complete sequence DNA region contains:
- a CDS encoding uncharacterized protein (COG:S;~EggNog:ENOG410PGSB;~InterPro:IPR023213) translates to MGSLDTCDYSWTQVRPGRWERNIDESEQFYTSLAKTYEGSGRCCFAITAYVSFSVQGTEHEVELALRKAWLRLRYESPTVASWVEYSEQSQRCRKVYEMAHTPEAQNAWLESTFQVVRTRMSGLQWCNSDPPVPEIPTLFMVKRAGRSSPTVTADLVLRCRHDVMDGVGALMLLNTLFLLASQALDQGDTYRLPVFGDECTRLSPPFRIAAGVPPGLSKKQKSRLNKTVSANAAMKEVEIAGFPRRKGATQAGKHQRVAITLSTESTYRLVKACKAVGLSVTHAYHTAIGIVLRDLQKRQSRPRTVRYINYSLLDERPQCEEPYSTPAHAASVYHSVSGECLAVDLTVPAASFGALEQVLDYSIPRRNEYMKVASAVRRFDMQNRNDEQRVQMVPSYWEMITPPYPSNNVTPAVPPPYNKPSVSLSDLGTLDTIISPSHGDFQLDNPWVTREHLVTGLALFLGIWDGRLTLSATYNDAWHTRNEALVFLDRCNVVSIQALGA, encoded by the coding sequence ATGGGCTCGCTGGATACCTGCGATTACTCATGGACGCAGGTCAGGCCGGGCCGTTGGGAGCGGAATATTGATGAGTCGGAGCAGTTCTATACTTCGCTCGCGAAGACATACGAAGGGAGcggccgctgctgcttcgcGATCACCGCGTACGTCTCCTTCTCGGTACAAGGAACGGAACATGAGGTCGAGCTAGCCTTGCGAAAGGCATGGCTGCGCTTGCGATACGAGAGTCCGACGGTTGCGTCGTGGGTTGAGTACAGCGAGCAGAGCCAGCGGTGCAGGAAGGTCTATGAAATGGCGCATACCCCGGAGGCCCAGAATGCCTGGCTGGAGAGTACATTCCAGGTGGTTCGCACGAGAATGTCCGGCCTGCAGTGGTGCAATTCCGATCCACCTGTTCCTGAAATCCCGACTTTATTCATGGTAAAGCGTGCGGGTCGGTCGAGCCCGACGGTCACTGCGGATTTGGTTCTTCGCTGCCGCCATGATGTTATGGACGGTGTTGGGgcgttgatgctgttgaataCTCTCTTCTTGCTTGCTTCTCAGGCCCTGGACCAAGGTGATACATATCGACTCCCCGTCTTCGGCGACGAGTGCACCCGATTGAGTCCGCCGTTTCGTATTGCTGCTGGAGTTCCACCGGGTTtgagcaagaagcagaagagtcGTCTGAACAAGACCGTTTCCGCGAATGCCGcgatgaaggaggttgagattGCCGGTTTCCCTCGCCGGAAGGGTGCGACACAGGCAGGGAAGCACCAACGGGTGGCCATTACGCTGTCAACCGAATCGACGTATCGTCTAGTGAAGGCCTGCAAAGCAGTGGGATTAAGCGTCACCCATGCCTATCACACAGCCATCGGTATCGTACTGCGAGACCTTCAAAAACGACAGTCGCGGCCAAGGACGGTGCGATATATCAACTACAGTCTCCTTGACGAGCGGCCACAGTGCGAGGAGCCGTACAGCACCCCGGCCCATGCGGCATCAGTCTACCACTCTGTCTCTGGGGAGTGTTTGGCAGTCGATTTGACCGTCCCAGCGGCATCTTTTGGGGCACTCGAGCAGGTGCTGGACTACAGCATACCGCGGCGAAACGAGTACATGAAGGTCGCCAGTGCGGTTCGACGCTTTGACATGCAAAACCGCAACGATGAACAACGAGTCCAGATGGTACCCTCATACTGGGAGATGATTACGCCTCCCTACCCGTCGAATAATGTCACACCAGCAGTGCCGCCCCCGTATAACAAACCGTCGGTGTCACTGTCGGACCTAGGCACATTAGATACGATTATCTCACCATCACACGGTGATTTTCAGCTGGACAATCCTTGGGTGACAAGGGAGCACCTGGTGACTGGGCTTGCGCTGTTTTTGGGTATATGGGACGGGCGACTCACCCTGAGTGCCACATATAACGATGCATGGCATACGAGGAATGAGGCATTGGTGTTCCTGGACCGATGCAATGTAGTCAGCATTCAGGCTCTTGGTGCTTGA
- a CDS encoding uncharacterized protein (COG:Q;~EggNog:ENOG410PG3J;~InterPro:IPR026992,IPR027443,IPR005123;~PFAM:PF03171,PF14226;~go_function: GO:0016491 - oxidoreductase activity [Evidence IEA];~go_process: GO:0055114 - oxidation-reduction process [Evidence IEA]), whose product MAPSAVQEPDPIQTVPVKPWARPAATKENLEWAPLPEIDLSKFDQPGGKESLARDLYDALTRVGFWVVVGHGIDDERVLRQFSFGNAFFKQPLEEKRTFPCNFAEGEYFGYRENERWIGDTGVKDNVEMLNIPKDIPDWADLPRHKIVEENYTEIASFHRELFDKVARKLFVLMSIILELPETFLADAHDYDKRSDDHLRYMIYNVRTQDEWDRAQGYTKGGHTDFGSLTLLFSQQVAGLQIRTPEAEWKWVKPVEGGITCNAADTLTFLTKGFIKSTIHRVVTPPKDQIDIARLGLLYFVRPGDSTIMKPVPSPLLDRLGLLTEEDKDPNIPAPTGTEYVRARVKDVHHKKVIDRRENTQFEFKGLKVDNYYA is encoded by the exons ATGGCTCCATCTGCCGTCCAAGAGCCAGACCCTATCCAAACCGTCCCAGTAAAGCCCTGGGCACGTCCCGCTGCCACCAAGGAGAATCTCGAATGGGCGCCTCTCCCTGAGATCGACCTATCCAAATTCGACCAGCCAGGCGGCAAAGAATCTCTAGCCAGAGACCTGTACGATGCGTTAACGCGAGTCGGCTTCTGGGTCGTCGTCGGACACGGTATAGACGACGAGCGCGTGCTGCGGCAGTTCAGCTTCGGCAATGCATTCTTCAAGCAGCCCCTCGAGGAGAAACGGACGTTCCCCTGCAACTTCGCGGAGGGAGAGTACTTCGGATACCGCGAGAATGAGCGGTGGATTGGCGATACAGGAGTTAAGGATAATGTCGAGATG CTCAACATCCCCAAAGACATTCCCGACTGGGCGGATCTCCCCCGCCACAAAATCGTAGAAGAAAACTACACCGAGATCGCCAGTTTCCACCGCGAACTCTTCGACAAGGTCGCGCGCAAGCTGTTCGTGCTCATGTCCATAATCCTGGAGCTGCCGGAGACGTTCCTGGCAGACGCCCACGACTATGACAAGCGCTCCGACGACCACCTGCGGTATATGATCTACAACGTGCGCACGCAGGACGAGTGGGACCGCGCACAGGGATACACCAAGGGCGGACACACGGATTTCGGGAGCTTGACGCTGCTCTTTTCGCAGCAGGTTGCCGGGCTGCAGATCCGCACGCCGGAGGCGGAGTGGAAGTGGGTGAAGCCTGTTGAGGGGGGGATTACTTGTAATGCGGCGGATACGTTGACTTTCCTTACAAAGG GGTTCATCAAATCGACCATCCACCGCGTGGTGACGCCGCCCAAGGACCAGATTGACATTGCCCGTCTGGGTCTGCTGTACTTTGTCCGACCCGGTGATAGCACGATTATGAAGCCCGTGCCGTCGCCGCTGTTGGATAGGCTTGGTCTGCTCACCGAGGAAGATAAGGATCCCAACATCCCTGCTCCGACGGGAACAGAGTACGTGCGTGCGCGGGTGAAGGACGTCCACCATAAGAAGGTGATTGACCGACGGGAGAACACGCAGTTCGAGTTCAAGGGGCTGAAGGTTGACAATTACTACGCTTGA